In Lolium rigidum isolate FL_2022 chromosome 3, APGP_CSIRO_Lrig_0.1, whole genome shotgun sequence, the genomic window TGGAACTATCCCCCCTTCTCTCGCCAACATCACAGTGCTCAAGAAGATTAGCTTTGCGTTTAATCGTATCCATGGCAGCATCCCTGATGAGCTCGCAAAGTTGGACGGGCTAGAGATTCTGTACGTGGGCAGTAATAATTTGGTTGGCAGATTTCCAGCAGCCATCCTTAATCTTACCAGTCTCATTGGCCTGGGACTCAATACCAATATGTTAGGTGGTGAGCTGCCTCCTGATCTCGGCAACTCTCTACCTAATCTCCAAATACTCTCGTTTGCCCAGAACTTCTTTCATGGCAAAATCCCACATTCGTTTGTAAATATGTCCAATGTACAAGTATTCGACATATCAACGAATAATTTTACCGGGGTTGTGCCAAGCTCCATCGGCAGACTCTCTAAACTTGTCGAGTTCAATATTCAGATGAATAAACTCCAAGCAAGCCACAAGCAAGAGTGGGAGTTTATGATTAGCTTATCCAACTGTACTGAGCTACAAGTTCTATCGTTAGCAAGCAATCACTTACAAGGTCATGTGCCAAGTGCGTTGAGCAACCTTTCCATTCAACTTCAGCATCTATATTTGGGACAAAATCAATTGGAGGGAAGTTTTCCTTCCGGCATAGCCAACCTCCCAAATCTGATCATTATGGGATTGGATTACAATCGATTTACAGGCATGGTGCCACCATGGCTTGGATCTTTCAAAAAATTGCAAAAACTAAGCTTATCCACTAACATGTTTGCAGGCAACAttccttcttccctttccaacttGTCTCAATTAACAGAACTCCTTCTAGACACAAACCGATTCAGTGGGCACATACCCACAGGCTTGGGAAACTTTCAATCGCTTGCAACACTAAGCATTTCCAATAATAATCTTCATGGTGGGGTACCAGAGGGGATCTTCAGAATCCCAACAATCGCGCAAGTTGGGTTATCGTCTAACAACCTTCATGGGCAACTTCCTGCCGAAGTAGGCAAAGCCAAGCAGCTCATGATTTTGTTGCTTTCATCCAACAAGTTATTTGGAGATATTCCTAGCACTTTGGGCGATTGCAGAAGTTTGGAAGACATTGAGTTGGACAACAATATTTTCAATGGAAGCATCCCGACTTCATTTGGCAACCTATTTAGCCTAAAAATTCTCAACTTGTCATACAACAACCTAACTGGACAAATACCAGATTCTCTTGGCAAACTTGAGCTTCTTGAACAACTAGATTTTTCATTCAACCATGTTGAGGGTAAGGTTCCAATACATGGGATATTCATGAACACAACTGCCACGCATATTGATGGAAATAAGGGCCTCTGTGGTGGTTCAGCAGACTTACACTTGCCTCCATGTTCTGTACTGTCTTTAAGTTCATCAAAACACAACCTATCTTTAGTACTCAAAGTAGCGATCCCACTCACCTGTATCCTTTCACTTGCTATGGTGATCTTTGTCTTATTTCAATGGAGGAAAAACTATATGAGAAGATCTATGCATATGTATTCGCCCTCATTCGATAGCAAATTCCCAAAAGTTTCTTACAAAGACCTTGCCAGAGCAACAGATGGATTCTCAGCATCCAATTTGATTGGGAAGGGAAGATACAGTTCTGTGTATAGAGGGGAAATACTTCAAGATAAAAATGTGGTTGCCGTAAAAGTATTTTGCTTAGAAACAAGGGGAGCCCAAAAGAGCTTCATTGCAGAGTGCAATGCGTTGAGAAATGTTCGACACCGTAATCTAGTCCGTATCTTAACTGCATGTTCTAGCATCGATTCTAGTGGAAATGATTTTAAAGCACTAGTGTATGAGTTCATGCCAAAAGGGGATTTGCATAACTTGCTATACTCAATGGAATACGATGGGAACTCTTCAAAATTACGCTACATATCACTAGCTCAAAGGTTAAGCTTTGTGGTAGATATATCAGATGCAGTTGCGTACCTGCACCATAACCACCACGGAAGTATTGTTCATTGTGATCTCAAACCTAGCAATATTCTTCTGGATAGTGACATGGTAGCTCATGTTGGAGATTTTGGACTTGCAAGGTTGCAAGTCTATCCCGAACCATCATCCTCTGGTAACTCGACATCGAGTTCTTCGGTTGCGATAAGGGGAACCATAGGATATGTTGCTCCAGGTATTCTCCAATTTTGTATCGCTGTGTTTTGCTTCCTATTCAACTTGGAATCTGGTGATTTAACCGATATCTTAATATGTGCAATCTACAGAATATGGCGGGGTGGTCAAGTTTCTACTGCCGCAGATGTTTACAGCTTTGGGGTCATTCTACTCGAAATATTCATCCGAAAGAGCCCAACAGATGACACGTTCAAGGATGGATTGAGCATTGCAAAGTTTGCAGAGATCAACTTCCCTGACAAGATGTTGCAGATTGTCGATCCACAATTGGCACAAGAGTTGTACCTACGCCAAGAAGCTCCCGTGGCTGATGACAGTGCAGTACATTGTTTACGTTCTGTGCTTGATGTTGGCCTTTGCTGCACCAAGTCATCTCCAAGTGAACGCATCAGCATGGAGGAGGTGGCTGCCAAGCTGCATCGGATCACGGACGCATCATGCATATATGGGAACTTAAGAGGAACCTGAAGTAGTTGAACGGTTGCAGAACTGGGCCCCAAAAATTTGCAAAAGAATTGTCTTGTGGACCTTTTGTTCTCTTCGAATGACTAGCCACTCTCTGTTTTTTAATATGTAAATGGTCTAGTTGAAGAAaacaaagatatatatatatgcatctaCAATTCCAATTTAGTCTGTTGTTTCCACTTTGTGGCAAATGTTTGTCAAAGCATATAACATTTGTCCTTCATACAACATGGTGTGCTACTCAAGAATACACAAGCTGATGCTAATACTTGTCTTCTATATAGTTACTCAAGGAGTGTTTGCCTTTTAATACTGTACTTTGTTGGGCACTTTGTTTTACTAC contains:
- the LOC124696783 gene encoding putative receptor-like protein kinase At3g47110, producing MAGGLGQGPGLRVSARDGGRRLLSPAPGEAWRSGQSSIYKTMKDTVVGQLLMLLIASGAAQAIASSTLGNETDRISLLEFKKAILLDPQQALVSWNKSTHLCDWEGVSCRTKDLRRVVSLRLANRGLVGQISPWLGNLTFLRNLALPTNILTGKIPQSLGRLRRLQTLYLSNNTLQGIIPSFVNCSGLKVLWLNNNGLTGQIPADFPPNIQQLQFSSNDISGTIPPSLANITVLKKISFAFNRIHGSIPDELAKLDGLEILYVGSNNLVGRFPAAILNLTSLIGLGLNTNMLGGELPPDLGNSLPNLQILSFAQNFFHGKIPHSFVNMSNVQVFDISTNNFTGVVPSSIGRLSKLVEFNIQMNKLQASHKQEWEFMISLSNCTELQVLSLASNHLQGHVPSALSNLSIQLQHLYLGQNQLEGSFPSGIANLPNLIIMGLDYNRFTGMVPPWLGSFKKLQKLSLSTNMFAGNIPSSLSNLSQLTELLLDTNRFSGHIPTGLGNFQSLATLSISNNNLHGGVPEGIFRIPTIAQVGLSSNNLHGQLPAEVGKAKQLMILLLSSNKLFGDIPSTLGDCRSLEDIELDNNIFNGSIPTSFGNLFSLKILNLSYNNLTGQIPDSLGKLELLEQLDFSFNHVEGKVPIHGIFMNTTATHIDGNKGLCGGSADLHLPPCSVLIDSSGNDFKALVYEFMPKGDLHNLLYSMEYDGNSSKLRYISLAQRLSFVVDISDAVAYLHHNHHGSIVHCDLKPSNILLDSDMVAHVGDFGLARLQVYPEPSSSGNSTSSSSVAIRGTIGYVAPGILQFCIGGGQVSTAADVYSFGVILLEIFIRKSPTDDTFKDGLSIAKFAEINFPDKMLQIVDPQLAQELYLRQEAPVADDSAVHCLRSVLDVGLCCTKSSPSERISMEEVAAKLHRITDASCIYGNLRGT